From a region of the Vaginimicrobium propionicum genome:
- a CDS encoding glycosyltransferase 87 family protein: MNKKLAPAYLLVIWLVSRVHMAWLWRYRIGFVDADVRYYFAKIQDPNADLIEYPPPISWSLEGLSSISGSHPDLFMFSFVIVIFFLDVLANFLLWRFSGVLSALYWTVFVYACGPLLWFRIDMIPALAVLLSLVLVGSKKPKNFWSGGAIAIGAATKLWPAMLVAPLLGRTKTAHHRFLGFLIVGGGLGLTSLLVSGWDRSISALTWQSDRGLQIESLPASYLMGKRAFGSADILWVELSNYNAWEIKGLGTEIWLSVSNIALVVTMILTAVLAALLISRNHKLENTKWLLVCLTLSMVAITLAVICANKTFSPQYIIWLAGPLAILANLEVDHLKVGANWLAILGLLAALLTQLVYPLNYQGLLNPNPDLFSTLILLIRNTIVASMTVIAWILAFKATLTTRLRSRSL; this comes from the coding sequence GTGAACAAAAAGTTAGCGCCAGCCTATCTACTAGTTATCTGGTTGGTGTCAAGAGTTCACATGGCTTGGCTATGGCGATATCGCATTGGTTTTGTAGATGCTGATGTGCGTTATTATTTCGCCAAAATTCAAGACCCAAACGCTGATTTAATCGAATATCCACCACCTATTTCTTGGTCTCTTGAGGGATTATCATCGATTAGCGGCAGCCACCCTGACCTTTTTATGTTCAGTTTCGTGATAGTCATTTTTTTTCTAGACGTACTAGCAAACTTTTTGCTCTGGCGGTTTTCTGGTGTGCTGTCTGCTCTCTACTGGACGGTATTCGTCTACGCTTGCGGACCACTTTTGTGGTTTCGTATCGACATGATTCCGGCATTAGCGGTACTTCTATCGCTAGTGCTTGTGGGATCGAAAAAACCTAAGAACTTTTGGTCTGGTGGAGCGATAGCTATTGGCGCTGCAACGAAATTATGGCCAGCAATGCTAGTGGCTCCCCTACTGGGTAGAACCAAGACAGCACACCACCGATTCCTCGGTTTCTTAATAGTTGGTGGTGGCCTGGGATTAACGTCCCTACTAGTTAGTGGTTGGGATAGATCTATCTCAGCATTGACCTGGCAATCTGATCGCGGTTTACAAATAGAGTCGCTGCCAGCATCTTATTTAATGGGTAAACGTGCTTTCGGGTCAGCGGATATTCTCTGGGTGGAATTATCGAATTACAACGCCTGGGAAATCAAAGGGCTGGGCACAGAGATTTGGCTATCCGTCAGCAATATTGCTTTAGTAGTAACAATGATATTGACGGCAGTATTAGCTGCATTACTAATTAGCCGAAATCATAAATTAGAAAACACTAAATGGTTGCTCGTCTGCCTAACTTTGTCGATGGTAGCCATAACGTTGGCAGTTATCTGCGCTAATAAGACTTTCAGCCCGCAATATATTATTTGGTTGGCTGGGCCACTAGCTATATTGGCTAACTTAGAGGTAGACCATCTAAAAGTTGGCGCTAACTGGCTAGCTATTTTGGGTTTATTAGCGGCTTTGCTGACGCAATTGGTTTATCCCTTAAATTACCAGGGTTTATTAAATCCAAACCCAGATCTATTTTCCACTTTGATATTGCTAATCAGGAATACCATCGTGGCGTCTATGACGGTAATTGCGTGGATACTGGCGTTCAAAGCTACCCTAACTACTAGGCTCCGTAGCCGATCCCTTTAG
- the lysA gene encoding diaminopimelate decarboxylase, with the protein MESNNKSLAAPAWLTVPGDLNALDEKIWPKNCCRVGGVIHLGGIGLDQVAKKLSTPIYLLDEDDFLTRAKAFRDAFSGWKVCYASKAFLSKTVARWVKEVGLSLDVCSGGELEIALKAGFDAANIGFHGNNKSVAELTRALEVGVGRIIVDSNDEIARLKKLSAELKISANVLVRVTPGVHASTHEYIATAHEDQKFGFSIASGQAMEALLACHEARGINLLGIHCHIGSQIFDTAGFEVAAKRTLKLARDFYDLTGTSIAELDLGGGFGVAYTSQDAPLTPTELAQRLNRIVDEQTGELQIPKPQLSIEPGRSIVGPAGLALYTVGTVKQVHVDGGIRYYISIDGGMSDNIRPALYGADYTCALANRISTAKPVLSRVVGKHCEGGDIVVHDVYLPADVAAGDLIAVPNCGAYSRAMASNYNQVPRPGVAAVKDGKIQMLIRSETIADLLSLDVGD; encoded by the coding sequence GTGGAGTCAAATAATAAATCCTTAGCCGCACCGGCCTGGTTGACGGTTCCTGGCGATCTTAATGCCCTTGACGAAAAGATATGGCCGAAAAATTGTTGCCGCGTTGGTGGGGTTATCCACTTGGGTGGGATAGGCCTTGACCAGGTTGCAAAGAAACTTTCTACGCCCATCTATTTACTAGATGAGGATGATTTTTTAACTCGAGCTAAGGCGTTTAGAGATGCCTTCAGCGGTTGGAAAGTTTGTTATGCCTCAAAAGCATTCTTATCTAAAACCGTCGCTCGTTGGGTTAAAGAGGTTGGGCTTTCACTTGATGTTTGTAGCGGTGGTGAGCTGGAGATAGCCCTAAAAGCTGGTTTCGATGCGGCAAATATTGGATTCCACGGAAATAACAAATCAGTGGCTGAGCTAACCCGCGCCTTAGAAGTGGGCGTTGGACGGATAATTGTAGACTCTAATGATGAGATAGCAAGGTTAAAGAAACTTAGCGCTGAATTAAAAATCTCGGCAAATGTCCTGGTCAGGGTTACTCCTGGGGTTCATGCCAGCACTCACGAATACATCGCTACCGCTCACGAGGATCAAAAGTTTGGGTTCTCTATTGCATCAGGACAAGCAATGGAAGCACTGCTGGCATGTCATGAAGCGCGGGGCATAAACCTACTTGGTATCCACTGCCACATTGGCTCACAGATTTTCGATACTGCCGGTTTTGAGGTTGCTGCTAAACGAACTTTGAAGTTGGCGCGAGACTTTTATGACCTGACTGGAACATCTATAGCTGAACTCGACTTAGGTGGCGGTTTCGGCGTCGCTTATACCAGCCAGGATGCCCCACTTACTCCTACAGAATTAGCTCAGCGATTAAATCGCATAGTCGATGAGCAAACTGGTGAACTGCAAATTCCTAAACCCCAACTGTCTATAGAGCCCGGAAGATCTATTGTCGGTCCAGCTGGTCTGGCTCTCTACACTGTAGGCACAGTAAAACAAGTGCACGTCGATGGCGGTATTCGCTATTACATCAGTATCGACGGGGGAATGAGCGATAATATCCGGCCAGCCTTATATGGGGCGGACTACACCTGTGCACTAGCTAATCGTATTTCCACAGCTAAACCCGTATTATCAAGGGTCGTTGGTAAACATTGCGAGGGCGGGGATATCGTTGTTCATGATGTTTATCTACCAGCTGACGTTGCAGCGGGAGACTTGATCGCAGTACCAAACTGCGGGGCATATTCAAGAGCTATGGCCTCTAACTACAATCAAGTGCCTAGACCCGGTGTGGCGGCAGTCAAAGATGGCAAAATTCAAATGTTGATTCGTAGCGAGACAATAGCTGATTTGCTCTCGTTGGATGTCGGTGATTAA
- a CDS encoding glycosyltransferase family 87 protein yields the protein MSKNGSAQTSLLKRSAIWATKRLHGLDLHSPRTMLLFWFAARLAIFLYWALISPGTQGDVIYYYQNINALFHSAPRDLVLREYPTPVVWLLAIFWFMGFGTQPGYVAAFCLTMVAIDAAFAITLWRMGGRLAPHAVAVWVIFITACGPTVYLRFDLITSVIAGWALLAMVRRRPQLAGGLAALGAAVKLWPALLWPALCVGSIRRKLRTTIAFFVTGIVLALASLIWAGWDRLISPLTWQSGRGLQVESVWASIPMLGRAFGIGDYAVNISRFQAFEIYGTGVQFWMQVASIAFLVGLLVIVAAFAAWLIRGHGHLMESFALTLAVILIMIATNKTFSPQYVFWLGGPLASAFVILSVRIPSTPSYILDRRRLWVVTVITLVATALTLLIFPVGYGPLVRDGGIRSVLRLPITLILVCRNALVLVLLGYVLNWIASFLSPKAFRALRTRKDPKDGLEPAIQPDIEDVR from the coding sequence GTGTCCAAAAATGGTAGTGCCCAAACGAGCCTGCTGAAGCGCTCAGCTATTTGGGCAACTAAACGTTTACATGGTTTAGACCTACATTCCCCCCGTACCATGTTGCTTTTTTGGTTTGCTGCCAGGCTTGCAATCTTTCTTTACTGGGCATTAATTTCGCCGGGTACCCAAGGCGACGTGATCTATTATTACCAAAACATAAACGCGCTATTTCACTCGGCGCCTCGTGACTTAGTGTTGCGGGAATATCCCACCCCAGTCGTATGGCTATTAGCTATTTTCTGGTTTATGGGCTTCGGCACTCAACCTGGATATGTAGCAGCTTTCTGCCTAACCATGGTGGCTATTGACGCAGCTTTTGCAATAACTTTATGGCGGATGGGTGGCCGGCTCGCCCCACATGCAGTGGCTGTTTGGGTAATCTTCATCACTGCTTGCGGACCTACCGTATATTTAAGATTTGATTTAATAACCTCAGTTATCGCCGGCTGGGCGTTGCTTGCCATGGTTCGTAGACGTCCACAATTAGCTGGAGGACTGGCAGCACTAGGGGCGGCGGTTAAACTGTGGCCAGCATTACTTTGGCCAGCACTTTGTGTGGGATCTATCCGTAGAAAATTACGTACAACCATCGCTTTTTTCGTTACCGGCATTGTGCTAGCACTGGCATCTCTCATTTGGGCTGGGTGGGATCGCCTAATCTCGCCGCTAACTTGGCAATCTGGACGTGGGTTACAGGTCGAATCAGTTTGGGCTTCCATTCCCATGCTTGGCCGTGCATTTGGTATCGGCGATTACGCAGTAAACATTTCACGTTTTCAAGCCTTTGAAATCTACGGAACTGGCGTCCAATTTTGGATGCAAGTGGCCTCCATCGCCTTTCTAGTTGGATTGCTGGTGATAGTGGCAGCTTTTGCCGCCTGGCTAATTCGTGGACACGGGCATTTGATGGAATCTTTCGCGTTAACGCTAGCGGTTATTTTGATAATGATTGCCACGAATAAAACTTTCAGCCCACAATACGTTTTCTGGCTTGGCGGACCATTGGCTTCAGCTTTCGTAATTTTGTCTGTCCGCATCCCCTCCACGCCATCCTATATTCTCGACCGTCGTCGGCTATGGGTAGTCACAGTGATAACGCTGGTAGCGACTGCATTAACTTTGCTGATATTTCCGGTTGGTTACGGTCCCCTCGTCCGAGACGGCGGCATACGCAGCGTTTTACGCTTGCCTATAACACTGATTCTTGTTTGTCGAAATGCCCTCGTCTTAGTGCTCTTAGGTTATGTACTAAATTGGATCGCTAGCTTCCTCAGCCCGAAAGCATTTCGCGCGTTACGCACCCGAAAAGATCCTAAAGACGGCCTAGAGCCAGCCATTCAACCAGATATTGAGGATGTGCGGTGA
- the rpmE gene encoding 50S ribosomal protein L31 → MKQGIHPEYHTVKVVCTCGNSFETRSTFSGNTMSADVCAACHPFYTGKQKILDTGGRVARFERRYGKKRTK, encoded by the coding sequence ATGAAGCAGGGAATACACCCCGAATATCACACCGTTAAGGTGGTGTGCACTTGCGGGAATTCTTTCGAGACCCGCTCCACATTCTCGGGTAACACTATGAGCGCTGACGTTTGCGCGGCATGTCACCCCTTCTACACCGGTAAGCAGAAGATTCTAGATACCGGTGGTCGTGTTGCTCGCTTCGAGCGTCGCTACGGCAAGAAGCGCACCAAGTAA
- a CDS encoding L-threonylcarbamoyladenylate synthase: MLINLMKCKEEALQRAKAAVQDGLCIVLPTDTVYGIGADAFSASAVQTLLNAKHRSRDMPPPVLIADADTLPAMVDSVPEAAQSLIDHFWPGALTVILPVASKLRLDLGRTHGTIAVRVPDHDDARELLRMTGPMAVSSANISGQDSATNVEDAQRQLGDSVAVYLDGGSTPGPVPSTIVNFTTDPEGKLIRLGAISVEQLRRWAPKLDASQLDFVD, encoded by the coding sequence ATGCTAATTAATTTGATGAAATGCAAGGAAGAGGCATTGCAGAGAGCCAAAGCGGCTGTACAAGATGGACTTTGCATTGTCTTGCCAACTGATACGGTTTATGGCATCGGTGCGGACGCTTTTTCGGCCTCAGCCGTCCAGACTCTGCTGAACGCTAAACATCGTAGTCGTGATATGCCACCGCCAGTTCTGATCGCTGACGCAGATACCTTGCCGGCTATGGTGGATTCAGTTCCTGAGGCAGCACAGTCGCTGATAGATCATTTTTGGCCAGGTGCTCTAACCGTCATCTTGCCAGTCGCGTCGAAATTGCGCCTGGATTTAGGACGCACTCACGGCACTATTGCAGTGCGCGTGCCCGACCACGATGATGCGCGAGAACTGCTTAGGATGACTGGTCCAATGGCTGTTTCTAGCGCGAATATCTCTGGACAAGATTCGGCAACAAACGTCGAGGATGCACAACGTCAGTTGGGGGATTCGGTTGCGGTTTACCTAGATGGTGGCTCGACTCCTGGTCCTGTTCCTTCAACAATCGTCAATTTCACCACAGATCCGGAAGGTAAACTTATTCGTTTAGGGGCGATCAGCGTAGAGCAATTGCGTCGTTGGGCTCCAAAATTAGATGCTAGCCAACTAGACTTCGTTGACTGA
- a CDS encoding homoserine dehydrogenase, which yields MTQSDQPLKVALIGAGTVGSQVAKILLEQSKEFALRVGRPLELAGVGVRDGSKARPGIPSELITTDTLQLVSRPDIDIVVELMGGVEPAKDFVLSAIHAGKSVVTGNKALLSQYGDEIFSAADDAQVDVYFEAAVAGAIPIVRPLRESLVGDSVKKVMGIVNGTTNYILDKMTTQGADYDTALKRAQELGYAEADPSADVTGADAAAKAAILASLAFRCPVSITDVYCEGITEVSRSEIAAARSVDCTVKLIARAEIVDGRIQVCVHPTMVANDHPLAGVSGANNAIFVEAEAAGQLMFMGPGAGGRPTASAVVGDLVTVARNRLSEYSTPLRAGYRSRPIADIGETRTRYFLLMDVHDRPGVLAEVGATFAKHGISVRSLQQSAGDGSSGRHAGLGVMTHEVFEKDMMTCINELRSSASVENSIRFMRVEGN from the coding sequence ATGACACAATCCGATCAGCCCCTGAAAGTAGCCCTAATAGGGGCCGGGACGGTAGGTAGCCAGGTAGCAAAAATCCTGTTAGAGCAATCAAAAGAATTTGCCCTAAGGGTAGGACGTCCGCTTGAGCTTGCCGGTGTGGGAGTACGCGATGGGTCTAAAGCACGCCCAGGTATTCCATCCGAATTAATCACCACCGACACTCTCCAGTTAGTTTCACGGCCAGATATCGACATTGTTGTTGAGCTAATGGGTGGAGTAGAGCCTGCTAAAGACTTTGTACTATCCGCAATTCACGCCGGAAAATCCGTAGTTACCGGCAACAAGGCGCTGCTATCGCAATATGGTGATGAGATTTTTTCGGCCGCTGATGATGCACAAGTCGATGTCTATTTTGAAGCGGCTGTTGCGGGTGCAATACCAATTGTTCGTCCGCTGCGTGAGTCTTTGGTGGGTGACTCTGTTAAAAAAGTTATGGGGATCGTCAACGGGACAACGAATTACATCCTCGACAAGATGACTACGCAGGGTGCTGATTATGACACTGCTTTGAAACGCGCTCAAGAATTGGGTTATGCAGAGGCTGACCCTAGTGCTGATGTAACAGGTGCAGATGCCGCAGCTAAAGCAGCCATCCTTGCCAGCTTGGCCTTTCGTTGCCCCGTATCAATAACTGACGTTTATTGTGAGGGCATAACTGAAGTTAGCCGAAGCGAGATTGCTGCCGCTAGGTCAGTTGATTGCACCGTCAAACTTATCGCTAGAGCAGAAATTGTCGATGGTCGCATCCAAGTGTGCGTTCACCCGACGATGGTGGCTAACGATCACCCGTTGGCGGGGGTGTCTGGAGCTAATAACGCCATTTTTGTTGAGGCTGAGGCTGCCGGCCAGTTGATGTTTATGGGTCCAGGGGCAGGTGGACGCCCGACGGCTAGCGCTGTTGTCGGTGATTTGGTTACCGTGGCCAGGAATCGACTGTCTGAATATTCCACCCCGCTAAGAGCCGGCTATCGGTCACGCCCGATAGCCGATATTGGGGAGACTCGCACTCGTTATTTCTTATTGATGGACGTTCATGATCGCCCAGGCGTGTTAGCTGAAGTGGGTGCCACTTTTGCCAAGCACGGCATATCGGTGCGCTCTCTTCAGCAATCGGCTGGTGATGGCTCCAGCGGACGGCATGCTGGACTTGGAGTTATGACCCACGAGGTGTTTGAAAAAGACATGATGACCTGTATTAATGAATTGCGTTCGTCTGCCAGTGTGGAAAACTCGATTCGATTCATGCGGGTGGAAGGGAATTAA
- the thrH gene encoding bifunctional phosphoserine phosphatase/homoserine phosphotransferase ThrH, with translation MQVACLDLEGVLVPEIWINVAEATGIKELELTTRDISDYDELMRYRLRILDEKQLKLADITSVISTLNPLPGAREFLDWLREHFQVIILSDTFYQFARPLMEKLGQPTLFCHDLEIDDQGRICDYRLRMADQKRQAVAALQRLNFKCVATGDSYNDTSMLAQADTGILFNPPAKVADEFPQFPLARDHDELRALFANVL, from the coding sequence ATGCAGGTCGCTTGTCTTGATCTAGAGGGTGTGTTGGTTCCAGAAATCTGGATAAATGTTGCCGAGGCTACCGGCATAAAAGAGCTTGAGTTAACTACTAGAGATATCAGCGACTATGACGAGCTAATGCGTTACCGGCTACGTATTTTGGACGAAAAACAGTTGAAGTTAGCCGATATTACTTCGGTCATTTCCACTCTTAATCCGCTGCCGGGAGCAAGAGAGTTTCTTGATTGGCTACGAGAGCATTTTCAGGTAATTATCTTGTCGGATACCTTCTACCAATTTGCCCGCCCGTTGATGGAAAAGTTGGGGCAGCCGACCTTGTTCTGCCACGATTTAGAGATTGATGACCAGGGACGTATCTGCGACTATCGGTTAAGAATGGCAGATCAGAAACGCCAAGCTGTGGCAGCCTTACAGCGATTGAACTTTAAGTGTGTGGCAACCGGAGATTCATATAACGACACGTCTATGTTGGCGCAAGCAGACACTGGGATTCTTTTTAATCCGCCAGCTAAGGTTGCCGATGAATTTCCGCAATTTCCCCTGGCTCGAGACCATGACGAGTTAAGAGCGTTATTCGCCAACGTTTTGTAG
- the prmC gene encoding peptide chain release factor N(5)-glutamine methyltransferase, whose protein sequence is MKTVDKSTVSSLIAWANRELSAAGVESGSVEARQLFRYASGLTNTQMLSVNYVSDEVAKHFKELIASRADGIPTQHLIGKVGFRYVEVDVGPGVFIPRPETELVAGFAISVCRNIKNPRVIELCAGSGAISKAIANEVCQVDLTAVEISDPALAYLRGNLRETNAKIIAGDFNQLLNHYNGLANSFDVVVANPPYIPDSADLSEIVKKDPAIALFGGSDGLDIIRQLVPVARELLKPGGWLVVEHDDTHRNLITEFVENVGGFCKILDHDDLNGRPRFLTACRIGER, encoded by the coding sequence ATGAAAACCGTTGACAAATCGACTGTAAGTTCGCTGATCGCATGGGCAAACAGGGAACTTAGCGCCGCTGGAGTGGAATCTGGTTCGGTAGAAGCTAGACAGCTATTTCGCTACGCCAGTGGGCTGACAAACACTCAAATGTTGAGCGTAAATTATGTTTCTGATGAGGTTGCGAAACACTTCAAAGAGTTAATCGCCAGTAGGGCAGACGGTATTCCTACTCAGCATCTGATCGGCAAAGTTGGGTTCAGGTATGTAGAAGTAGATGTTGGTCCTGGAGTTTTTATTCCGCGCCCAGAAACTGAATTAGTCGCTGGATTTGCTATTTCAGTTTGTCGTAACATCAAAAACCCAAGGGTGATTGAGCTGTGCGCCGGTAGTGGAGCTATTTCAAAAGCTATCGCTAATGAGGTCTGCCAAGTTGATCTGACAGCTGTTGAGATTAGCGATCCTGCTTTAGCGTATTTACGTGGAAATCTTCGTGAGACTAATGCCAAAATTATCGCTGGCGATTTTAATCAGCTGCTAAATCACTACAATGGTTTAGCTAACAGCTTTGACGTAGTGGTAGCAAATCCGCCCTATATTCCCGATAGTGCTGACCTTAGCGAAATAGTCAAGAAAGACCCAGCGATTGCTTTATTTGGTGGTAGTGATGGGTTGGATATCATCCGACAGTTAGTGCCCGTGGCACGCGAATTACTGAAACCGGGTGGTTGGCTCGTGGTTGAACATGACGACACGCACCGAAATCTGATAACCGAATTTGTGGAAAATGTCGGCGGCTTCTGCAAGATTTTGGATCATGATGATCTCAACGGCAGGCCAAGATTTCTTACAGCGTGTCGGATCGGGGAGCGATAA
- the prfA gene encoding peptide chain release factor 1: MFEQAQPLRDEYRQITAKMSDPQVMADQSKSRRIGRRFAQLGPIIKALDDNDKLSADLEAAKELAADDPDFQAEAEKIQQALNENVDKLTTLLAPRDPNDANDAILEIKSGEGGEESALFAGDLLNMYLRYGEERGWKVETLESEQTDLGGYKSVTLAFRSSGNDPENAPYGVLKFEGGVHRVQRVPITESQGRIHTSAAGVLVMPDVEPDEVEIDEGDLRIDVYRSSGKGGQGVNTTDSAVRITHLPTGIVVTCQDERSQLQNRESAMRILRARMVAQQELEAAQQAADARKSQVRTVDRSERIRTYNFPENRITDHRIGFKAHNLDQVLNGELGPVIEALQAADLAERLEHVGK, translated from the coding sequence ATGTTTGAACAGGCGCAACCATTGCGTGACGAATACCGCCAAATCACGGCAAAAATGTCTGATCCGCAAGTGATGGCTGATCAGTCCAAGTCCAGGCGCATTGGACGTCGCTTTGCTCAGCTAGGCCCGATTATTAAGGCGCTAGATGACAATGACAAACTGAGTGCCGACCTTGAGGCAGCTAAAGAATTGGCGGCTGATGATCCAGATTTCCAGGCTGAAGCCGAGAAAATCCAGCAGGCGTTAAACGAAAACGTCGACAAGTTGACTACGCTTTTGGCTCCCAGAGATCCAAATGATGCCAACGACGCAATTTTAGAAATCAAGTCTGGTGAAGGTGGCGAAGAATCTGCACTATTCGCCGGTGATTTACTGAATATGTATCTGCGCTACGGCGAAGAACGCGGTTGGAAAGTCGAGACTCTCGAATCAGAACAAACTGATTTAGGGGGCTACAAATCGGTCACCTTAGCTTTTCGTAGCAGTGGAAACGACCCTGAAAATGCTCCTTATGGAGTTCTCAAATTCGAAGGTGGCGTTCACCGAGTCCAACGAGTGCCGATAACTGAATCTCAAGGACGCATACACACTTCTGCAGCCGGCGTGTTAGTCATGCCAGATGTGGAGCCAGATGAGGTTGAGATCGATGAAGGAGATCTACGCATCGACGTCTACCGTTCATCAGGGAAAGGCGGACAAGGGGTCAACACTACTGATTCTGCTGTGCGTATCACTCACTTGCCAACTGGCATTGTGGTGACTTGCCAGGATGAGCGTTCCCAACTGCAGAATCGTGAGTCCGCGATGCGTATTTTGCGAGCCAGAATGGTGGCTCAACAAGAATTGGAGGCCGCCCAGCAAGCAGCAGACGCGCGCAAATCTCAAGTTCGCACGGTAGATAGGTCAGAACGTATTCGTACCTATAATTTTCCCGAAAATAGAATTACTGATCACCGAATCGGCTTTAAGGCGCACAATCTCGATCAAGTCTTGAACGGTGAGTTGGGGCCAGTAATCGAGGCTCTTCAAGCTGCTGATCTGGCTGAGCGTCTTGAACATGTTGGGAAATGA
- the rho gene encoding transcription termination factor Rho: MASALGIKGAAKLRKAELIAAITANSSHSLQGESAAKKAEEPSKDQSVSQSTTDQSQPAPKLSRRQRAAVKASQNAKPADESSASTTAEVGARMAALSQDPQVQERLRQREAKRVESGVTDVNGQRPPAVSSQNGQENSSRRSRHRRQRDRGSRRSRDSVDETIREDDVLIETKGILDVLDSYAFVRTQGYLASPQDAYVSMSMVRKYGLRKGDVVSGAVRQQREGERREKFSPLVRIDTINGQDPEVAKTRPDFNKLTPLYPQERLRMETTPTEMTGRIIDLVSPIGKGQRGLIVSPPKAGKTMAMQAIANAITTNNPEVHLMVVLVDERPEEVTDFQRTTSGEVIASTFDRPASDHTAIAELAIERAKRIVEMGRDVVILLDGITRLGRAYNLAAPASGRILSGGVDSAALYPPKKFFGAARNIENGGSLTILATALVETGSKMDEVIFEEFKGTGNMELRLSRQLADKRIFPAINVESSGTRREELLSARHELDIIWKLRRVLAGADDQQALETLLKRMRKTRSNAEFLVLISKTTPGSD, from the coding sequence ATGGCTTCTGCCTTAGGCATTAAGGGTGCGGCGAAGTTACGTAAAGCAGAACTGATTGCAGCTATAACCGCCAACTCGTCGCATTCACTTCAAGGTGAATCGGCTGCGAAGAAGGCTGAAGAACCTTCTAAGGATCAATCGGTATCACAATCAACTACTGACCAATCACAGCCAGCTCCAAAGCTGTCTAGACGTCAACGAGCAGCAGTCAAGGCTAGCCAGAACGCCAAGCCAGCAGATGAAAGCTCGGCTTCTACCACAGCTGAGGTCGGAGCTAGGATGGCTGCGCTATCGCAGGATCCGCAGGTTCAAGAACGGCTACGTCAGCGTGAAGCCAAGCGTGTCGAGTCTGGCGTTACCGATGTAAATGGACAGCGACCGCCGGCGGTTAGCTCACAAAATGGCCAGGAAAATTCTTCGCGCAGATCCCGTCATCGCCGCCAGCGTGATCGTGGTTCAAGACGCTCGCGCGACTCAGTGGACGAGACAATCCGCGAGGACGATGTTTTAATCGAAACTAAAGGCATTTTAGACGTGCTCGACAGTTATGCCTTCGTGCGCACCCAAGGATATCTAGCCAGTCCGCAGGACGCTTACGTTTCTATGTCAATGGTACGTAAGTATGGCCTACGCAAGGGCGATGTCGTTTCTGGTGCTGTTAGGCAACAGCGCGAAGGAGAGCGTAGAGAAAAATTCTCTCCGCTGGTTCGGATAGATACTATTAACGGACAAGACCCAGAAGTAGCTAAAACTCGTCCTGACTTCAATAAGCTCACTCCGCTTTACCCGCAAGAGCGGTTGCGGATGGAGACTACTCCAACTGAAATGACGGGTCGGATTATTGATCTGGTCTCCCCAATTGGTAAGGGGCAGCGTGGACTGATAGTTAGCCCTCCGAAAGCCGGCAAAACGATGGCCATGCAGGCAATCGCTAATGCCATAACTACAAACAACCCAGAAGTTCACTTAATGGTGGTCTTGGTTGACGAGCGTCCAGAAGAAGTTACCGATTTCCAGCGCACCACATCGGGCGAAGTGATTGCCTCGACCTTCGATAGGCCAGCATCTGATCATACTGCTATTGCTGAGTTGGCAATTGAACGAGCCAAGCGCATCGTTGAAATGGGTCGAGATGTGGTTATTCTGTTGGACGGAATTACCCGCCTTGGGCGAGCTTATAACCTTGCTGCTCCGGCATCTGGACGAATCCTTTCGGGCGGCGTCGACTCGGCTGCGTTATATCCGCCGAAGAAATTCTTTGGTGCGGCGCGCAATATCGAAAATGGTGGCTCGCTAACTATTTTGGCAACTGCGCTAGTTGAGACCGGATCCAAGATGGATGAGGTTATCTTCGAAGAGTTCAAAGGTACTGGAAATATGGAGCTTAGACTTTCCAGACAGCTGGCTGATAAGCGCATTTTCCCAGCCATAAATGTCGAATCTTCCGGTACTCGCCGTGAAGAGCTCTTGTCGGCTCGCCACGAGCTAGACATCATTTGGAAGTTGCGTAGAGTACTAGCAGGGGCAGATGATCAGCAGGCTTTAGAGACTTTGTTGAAGAGAATGCGCAAAACTCGCTCTAATGCAGAGTTTTTGGTGCTCATCTCTAAGACGACGCCAGGATCTGACTAG